In the genome of bacterium, one region contains:
- a CDS encoding nucleotidyltransferase, producing MSYDEIILLKILCELKKVNLEAIIVGNVAGVLQGVPVMTQDIDFFVRDTELNKKKINQFASNLDLFLFKPDEAISETIRAEGKEFIVDFVFRLAPDQSFEGIRKRAKRIKIGSIFCKVASLEDVLKAKTYVNRDKDKAVLKIIQDTIRIKNRLEKSRKLGHRP from the coding sequence ATGTCTTATGATGAAATTATTCTGTTAAAGATCCTTTGTGAACTAAAGAAGGTAAACCTTGAGGCAATTATTGTGGGTAATGTGGCAGGTGTTTTACAGGGTGTGCCGGTAATGACACAGGACATAGACTTTTTTGTCCGTGATACAGAGCTTAATAAAAAAAAGATTAACCAGTTTGCCAGTAATCTTGATTTATTCTTATTTAAACCGGATGAAGCTATAAGTGAAACAATTCGGGCAGAGGGTAAAGAATTTATTGTTGATTTTGTCTTTAGATTAGCACCAGACCAAAGCTTTGAAGGAATTAGAAAAAGAGCAAAAAGGATTAAGATAGGGAGCATCTTTTGTAAGGTTGCTTCTTTAGAAGATGTCTTAAAAGCAAAGACATATGTAAATAGAGATAAAGATAAAGCGGTGTTAAAAATTATTCAGGATACTATTCGGATAAAGAATAGATTGGAAAAAAGTAGGAAATTGGGCCATAGACCATAA